Genomic window (Shewanella psychropiezotolerans):
CGAGTGTGAGTATCCATACCTGAAACGGCATCTTTGCTTTGTTCATGATTAATCACCTTGGTTACGTTAAGATTTGCTCGGCATGGCTTGGCACACCTGGTAGGTTGATGTGCTAATTGACGAGTGCGCCGCCATCGACATCGATGATCGAACCCGTCATATAGGGGTTGGATATTGCCATGACATAAGCCATCGCAATATCTTCAGCCGACCCCGCGATACCTGCGGGTAAATTGCGTTTAGCATTTTCGTACATGGCGTTACGTGAGCTAGCATCCATATTTTTGTATGCTGAGGTCATGGTTAAGCCTGGACTAATCGCATTGACTCTAATCGGCGCAAGCTCTTTAGCTAGCACTTTTGTCACGGCCTCTAGCGCGGCATTGATAGCGGTTTTTACGTAAGTATTAGCAACGACTTTACGCGACAGCATGCCAGTGGTCAGGGTGATTGTTCCTTTGGGAGTCATGTATCTTGCCGCATGTTTAGTCACATTGATGGCCCCCCAAAACTTAATATCAAAGGCGTGTTTTGCTTCTTCAATGGTGACATCCGCTACTTTTCCAGCAGGAGCATATGAACCTGCTGTAACGACTAAGTGTTCAAAAGGGCCTATGGACTCAAAGTACTGATGTACAGCAGTCTCGTCACTGATGTCTAACCCCGTCATGCGGCTGGCAACATGGACAATGGTATTGTCATTATTGACGTGTTTTGCCACTGCTTCACCGATACCTGATGTACCACCAATGATCACGTAAGTTGTCTTTTTCTGATTTAGGTTCTGGTTCATAATTGGTTCCTTGCTGTTGTTCTTGATAACAGTTGCTATTATATTTATTCGGTAAGGTTTGATAATTGGTCTAAATACGAAGTTATTATTCGTATAAGCTGAATAATAGGAGAGGGCGTGGATAAGTTTTCTGATATGGAAATGTTTGTCAGCATTGTGAAGCATCAAGGGTTAGCCGCTGCTGGGCGCGATATCGGCCTTTCCCCTGCCACAATGACGGCAAGGTTGCAGGCACTTGAACAAAGGTATGCGGTGAAGTTGCTTAATCGCAGTACCAGACACATATCGCTGACAGATTCTGGAGCGCTTTATCATAAAGCCTGTATTGAGATTTTAGATAACGTCAATGAAACAGAAGACCTGATTCAAAATGGTGTTAAAGAGGTGAAAGGCTCACTAAAAATCGCGGCGCCAAAGGATGTCGGTAAACAATATATTCTTCCAATAGTGTCTGAGTTTTGTAAGCTATATCCTGATGTTGTGCCTTATTTATATTTGAACGACAATGTCTCTAACATTGCCGAGTCGGGTATGGATATTGTTATTCGTTATGGTGAGCTTGCTGATAGTAACTTGATCTCGCGGCGATTGTCGGCTAGCAGACGGGTGTTATGCGCCTCACCTGCATATTTGAAGCAATATGGCACACCATTAACACCACAGGATTTAGTGCATCATCATTGCCTAGCAATGCTTCGTAGTAACGAGGAGTTAAAGACCTGGCACTTTCAAGATCAAGATAAAAGAAATGCAATCACGGTTGTCCCTAAGCGTTTTTCTGATGATGGAGAAGTCATTCGATGCTGGGCTTTAGAAGGGGCTGGCATTGCGCTTAAATCCGTTTTAGACATTCAAGATGATATTGATAATCTACGACTTGTTACAGTGCTCAATGGTTATATGAAAAATTTCAATGCATCGACCTCAGTATCGAGTGCCGACTTAAACGTGGTGTACATTAGTAAACAGTATCAACCGAAACGAATTCGATTATTTTTAGATTTTATGATCGATAAGTTCCGCTATTCGTCAAATTATTAGGATTTAATATCACTCGATATTATGTTCATTATTGAGCTAGCAGAGGCAATCAAATAATAGGAACGACTAGATTACTCTGGATCATAGTCAAGTAGTGTTACTAATCACCTCTGTGTATCCTCAATACTCATTTCTTTACGCGCTGCCTAAAGTTACAACTCGTCCCCGTTGGAAGTAGCCATATTTACCTCCGTGTTTTCCGTGTAGCGTAGCGCTCTGTGGTGAAAATGCTCTTGGCCTTCGTTAAAAAAAAAGCGATTTACCACGGAGTACACAGAGGTCACGGAGAAGGAAAGCTGCAAGAGTTTTTACTTCGAATAAAGGAGTCGTTAACAATACAAAAGTGTGGCTGAACTGCCTTTTTTTGTGTTTAGCCAATCTAGTTTAGTCGGTGCTTAACTAGCTGTTATCTAAAATGTTGTCTATTAAGTCATCTAAAATAAAAGCTGAATAATTGTAGAGAAAATGATTAGTAGAAACTGCTAGACAGATTGTATACAGAACGCTATCTTGTCTGTCGAAAAGATAAACAAAAAACAAGGATGATTTCCTAAGCGGCACCGCTTAATACCCATAACAGGTACTAGCAAGCAGCTCAGGCGGAACCCGTATCAGGATGATATACCACTCTTTGCTTCGCTTTATGAACATTTAGCAGCCAGAGCCCAAAGAGCCCGTTACTTGTATCAAGTTGCTAGCGTAATAAATAGTTAACAATCAATTGTTTAAAAACATTAATCCATACAAAATTCTCATTTGTTTGGATTCTACATTTCTAAACCGATGCACAATGGAGGGCACTGAGAACCAAGGAGTAAGGAAGCATTTAGATATTTTGGATACTGTAATCTTTACTTACGTGTTTTCTATGGAAGCGTAGCGCTTTGTGGAAGTAATTGAGAGTGCAACTAGGGAAGCTTCTACTCAAGATGTTTTGTCGTTAACAAAACAAAATATGCGACTGTCCAGTCCCCCCAGATAAAAACTATATTTTTCAGCTGAATATCTAATTGGATGAAGAAGGGAGTATAAAATGCGAGCTTCCTTGGTATCGAAAGCTAAAGTGGGTTATTTTATTTTTTGTAGTTCATAAATGTAAAACACAAACTTGAGGGAAAAATCAACGAAATATGACATAGGTAGCAGAATTCTCAAGCGCGTAGATCTCCAAGTAATAGTGCTCATTTTAAATATAATGAAGCATCAACGGATAAAATTAAAAAAGAGAACAAAATGAATAAATGGAATATTTTCGTATTCACCTGGTTGACACTTTTTTGCCTTCAAGGACCTGCATTTGCAACTGGATTGGATGCAACATCTTCAAACACAAGTATAAAGTCTGATTCGGCTCAAACGTTTCTAAAACGTAAAATCGCAATAGCAAGATTTTCAAATGAAACTCAGGCAGCAAACAGCTTTCTAGTAGACAGTTCTAACAATAGAATTGGTAAACAAGCGGCTGATATCCTTAGTGCTCGCCTAGCCGACACCAATAAGTTTATTATGTTTGAACGTCTTGACAGTGATGAAGTTAATTCAGAAAACATATTAAAAGGCATAAATGATAGTGGCGTTTCTGTTGATTACTTAATCGTTGGTTCTGTGAGCGAATTTGGCCGTTCAGCTGAGAGTACTACAGGTTTATTCTCTCAGTCAAAAATACAGAAAGCTTATACAAAGGTTAACGTCCGCTTAGTGGATGTAACAACAGGAAGGATAATAAGCTCTGTTGAAGGGGCTGGTGAAGCAACCACTGAAACAAAGAAAACACTTGGAGCTGGAACATCTGCTGCATTTGATCAAAGCCTAACTGATAAAGCGTTATCACAAGCGATATCTCAAATGATCAGCAATCTAGTCGAAAACATGACGGCCAAGCCTTGGAAATCATATTTTCTATCAAATGAGGATGGCACTTTCATCATTTCTGGAGGAGAAGCACAGGGTCTTTCTGAAGGTATGGAGTTAGTTGTTTATCAGAATGGGAAGCAAGTGAAAAACCCACAAACAGGTGGCCGTATCACTTTACCGGGGAAGAAAATCGGTAAGATCCAAGTGTTATCTACATATGGAAATGATGAGTTTGAGCAAATATCTTTCGTAGATGTAGTTGAAGGGTCGATTAGCGATGACCTGTCAAAATATTACCTTTCTGACAAATAAAATGAGACTTTCATGAGAACAATAATATTTTTATTTTTAAGTGTATTTTTAATTGCATGCGGATCAAATGTACAGCGAAATGAAACGGGTTTAGAACATGAACAAAAAGTCGTCATAATTGCCGACGTGTTAGTTGGAAATTCAATTTCTGTTGCTGCAATCAATAACCATATAATTAATGGTCAAGATTTAACTCCCTATGCAACAGGTATTGCTGGTGCTGCTGATGCAGCAGATGAAAATCGTCAAATTCTAGTAATAAAATTGGATAAAGGATCACACAGACTATCCATCAAGAGCCCTACAGGTACAGTTCTTTACACTAAAGACATTTACCTTGCTGATGGTCAAGTAAGAACAATACGACTCTAAAAGGAAAAGTAACTAATGCTAATTAAAACAAGATACCTTTTTATACTTGCCACGACATTTCTGTTTGCAGGCTGTGCTTCGATAACTGAGAGTGGATATTACTGGGGGAACTACTCCGAGACCTACTATGAATATATTAAAGCGCCTTCAGAACAAAGTGTCACAAATCACCTCAATGAGTTAAACAGAATTGTTGATACATCAAAGCAAAAAGGTTTGAAAGTTCCTCCAGGGATTTATGCTGAAATTGGATACATTACAGCAAAACGTGGTGATAGCGATGACAGTATTGCTTATTACCGCCAAGAAGCTGAATTGTACCCAGAGTCCAAAGGCTTTATTGAACGCTTAATATCAGATCAGAAATAGGGATAAACATGCGCTTACTCATTTCAATTACTATTGTTTTACTTATGTCGGGCTGTGCAGCTAAGACAACAACTAAAGAAGCTGCCTTTCCTGACATGTATTCAGACGTTAATCGTCAAGTTATGCTCATTGTTCCCGTTATCAATGAAACAACAGCTGCTGAAGCTCCCGACTTCCTAAACGCGACGGTTGCCCAGCCTTTAGCTGATAAAGGCTACTATGTACTCCCTGTACCTATTGTGAGCAATATTTTCAAAGAGGCAGGGATTATTGATGGCACGCAACTAAAAGGGATCCCATTTTCAACCTACAAAGATAAATTTGGTGCAGAATCAGTACTCTTTATCAAGTTAACATCCTGGGAAACTAATTATATGGTCATTTCAGGCAATGTTACTGTAGGGATGGAGTACATTTTAGTTTCAGCAGAAACGAACAGTGTATTATGGTCATATAAAAATACATTCGTGCTAGATACTTCTGGTTCTTCTGGAAATTTACTTGCAGATTTAATCGTAACAGCGATATCAACTGCAGCAACTGATTATGTTCCAGTAGCAAGACGTGTACATTCTAACGCTGTAATGACATTACCAGTTGGCAAGTATCACCCCAAATACCTACAAGATGGGAAAGTAAAAAATGTTATTCCTGAACTAGCGAGTGCTCCAGTAGAAAAGTTCTAGAACCTTAAAAAGACGGGATATACCTTTTGGCTTTTCTAAATAGAGCCACAAGCTACAATAATCCCGTTGGAAGTTGCTGAAGGGCGTTGGAATAAATGATGTGAGTCAGACACGGATGTCTGATTAGCTTTCGGGGTGCAGGATGTACCATCGGAAGCGGTAGTCATTTACCCATAAGAACAGAGGAAGACAACTTCGCCGGCGTCATAGGTACTTTGGTTTACGAAGAATCAAGGGCGAAGGTTGCGACAGTAACCTCTCTGAGCGAGAGGTATGGATACCGAACTGGCTGTTAAACATGGATGTTATTGATAGGACGAGTAATCCTCCTTGCTCTACTTTTCATTGCGAGAAGGGTGGAACCCTGCGATATACATCCAAACGAAGTTTGGAAAGCTAGATCCCGGCCTAAAAGCATCGCCGGGATGACAGGGGATAGCTGATGATTCAGGAATCCCCACTAATAAGAGTAAACATGATTACTCTGGATCATCATCCAACACTGGTGCTAACCACCTATCAGTCTCAGCCAAACTCATCCCCTTACGCGCAGCTGATCTCTACCTATATTAGTCACGCCAAAGTAGCGTTACTGATGGTGGGTATGGGTGGGCAAAGTACCAACCTGATACCTCGCTGTTGGGAGCATGGTGTAGCTTTTATATCGCACTATATTTCGTGATTCTCTGCATTAAAAGCAATCGTAAAAATCTCAATTAGCAGCTGTAAATCTCCGTTATAGCCTGCAATGTTTGCCTGTACCCATTCCTCTTTAT
Coding sequences:
- a CDS encoding GNA1162 family protein, which gives rise to MRLLISITIVLLMSGCAAKTTTKEAAFPDMYSDVNRQVMLIVPVINETTAAEAPDFLNATVAQPLADKGYYVLPVPIVSNIFKEAGIIDGTQLKGIPFSTYKDKFGAESVLFIKLTSWETNYMVISGNVTVGMEYILVSAETNSVLWSYKNTFVLDTSGSSGNLLADLIVTAISTAATDYVPVARRVHSNAVMTLPVGKYHPKYLQDGKVKNVIPELASAPVEKF
- a CDS encoding SDR family oxidoreductase — its product is MNQNLNQKKTTYVIIGGTSGIGEAVAKHVNNDNTIVHVASRMTGLDISDETAVHQYFESIGPFEHLVVTAGSYAPAGKVADVTIEEAKHAFDIKFWGAINVTKHAARYMTPKGTITLTTGMLSRKVVANTYVKTAINAALEAVTKVLAKELAPIRVNAISPGLTMTSAYKNMDASSRNAMYENAKRNLPAGIAGSAEDIAMAYVMAISNPYMTGSIIDVDGGALVN
- a CDS encoding CsgG/HfaB family protein, which translates into the protein MNKWNIFVFTWLTLFCLQGPAFATGLDATSSNTSIKSDSAQTFLKRKIAIARFSNETQAANSFLVDSSNNRIGKQAADILSARLADTNKFIMFERLDSDEVNSENILKGINDSGVSVDYLIVGSVSEFGRSAESTTGLFSQSKIQKAYTKVNVRLVDVTTGRIISSVEGAGEATTETKKTLGAGTSAAFDQSLTDKALSQAISQMISNLVENMTAKPWKSYFLSNEDGTFIISGGEAQGLSEGMELVVYQNGKQVKNPQTGGRITLPGKKIGKIQVLSTYGNDEFEQISFVDVVEGSISDDLSKYYLSDK
- a CDS encoding LysR family transcriptional regulator; translation: MDKFSDMEMFVSIVKHQGLAAAGRDIGLSPATMTARLQALEQRYAVKLLNRSTRHISLTDSGALYHKACIEILDNVNETEDLIQNGVKEVKGSLKIAAPKDVGKQYILPIVSEFCKLYPDVVPYLYLNDNVSNIAESGMDIVIRYGELADSNLISRRLSASRRVLCASPAYLKQYGTPLTPQDLVHHHCLAMLRSNEELKTWHFQDQDKRNAITVVPKRFSDDGEVIRCWALEGAGIALKSVLDIQDDIDNLRLVTVLNGYMKNFNASTSVSSADLNVVYISKQYQPKRIRLFLDFMIDKFRYSSNY
- a CDS encoding DUF4810 domain-containing protein, yielding MLIKTRYLFILATTFLFAGCASITESGYYWGNYSETYYEYIKAPSEQSVTNHLNELNRIVDTSKQKGLKVPPGIYAEIGYITAKRGDSDDSIAYYRQEAELYPESKGFIERLISDQK